Proteins encoded together in one Coffea arabica cultivar ET-39 chromosome 2c, Coffea Arabica ET-39 HiFi, whole genome shotgun sequence window:
- the LOC113722334 gene encoding floral homeotic protein AGAMOUS isoform X2 produces MSCQSDPSRETSPQRKLGRGKIEIKRIENTTNRQVTFCKRRNGLLKKAYELSVLCDAEVALIVFSNRGRLYEYANNSVKETIKRYKTVNSDSANTGSISEANAQHYQQEASKLRAQISNLQNSNRNMLGESLGSLNLRELKNIESKVERGISRVRSKKNELLFAEIEFMQKREVDLHNNNQYLRSKIAETERAQHDMNLVPGSSDYELVSAQPFDARTFLQVNGLQLNNHYPRQEQRPLQLV; encoded by the exons ATGTCATGCCAAAGTGATCCATCCAGAGAGACCTCTCCACAAAGAAAACTGGGTAGGGGGAAAATTGAGATCAAGAGGATTGAAAACACCACAAATCGTCAGGTCACCTTCTGCAAGCGCCGCAATGGTTTGCTGAAGAAAGCCTATGAATTATCTGTTCTCTGTGATGCTGAAGTTGCCTTGATCGTCTTCTCCAACCGTGGCCGTCTTTATGAGTATGCAAATAACAG TGTCAAAGAGACAATTAAGAGGTACAAAACGGTAAATTCAGATTCTGCGAACACCGGCTCTATTTCAGAAGCCAATGCTCAG CACTACCAACAGGAAGCATCGAAACTGCGTGCACAGATCAGTAATTTGCAGAACTCAAACAG GAACATGCTTGGTGAATCTTTAGGGTCGTTGAATCTGAGGGAGCTCAAGAATATAGAAAGCAAGGTTGAGAGAGGCATTAGCAGAGTCCGATCCAAAAAG AATGAACTTTTGTTCGCGGAAATTGAGTTCATGCAGAAGAGG GAGGTTGATTTACATAACAACAATCAATACCTTCGATCAAAG ATAGCTGAAACTGAAAGAGCCCAGCATGACATGAACTTGGTGCCTGGGAGCTCTGACTATGAACTAGTGTCAGCTCAGCCATTTGATGCTAGGACTTTCCTCCAAGTTAATGGGCTGCAATTAAATAATCATTACCCTCGCCAGGAACAGAGGCCTCTTCAACTAGT CTGA
- the LOC113722334 gene encoding floral homeotic protein AGAMOUS isoform X1, translated as MSCQSDPSRETSPQRKLGRGKIEIKRIENTTNRQVTFCKRRNGLLKKAYELSVLCDAEVALIVFSNRGRLYEYANNRHRSVVKDRKGSKQHYDLLYEMSRILGRHSELVKETIKRYKTVNSDSANTGSISEANAQHYQQEASKLRAQISNLQNSNRNMLGESLGSLNLRELKNIESKVERGISRVRSKKNELLFAEIEFMQKREVDLHNNNQYLRSKIAETERAQHDMNLVPGSSDYELVSAQPFDARTFLQVNGLQLNNHYPRQEQRPLQLV; from the exons ATGTCATGCCAAAGTGATCCATCCAGAGAGACCTCTCCACAAAGAAAACTGGGTAGGGGGAAAATTGAGATCAAGAGGATTGAAAACACCACAAATCGTCAGGTCACCTTCTGCAAGCGCCGCAATGGTTTGCTGAAGAAAGCCTATGAATTATCTGTTCTCTGTGATGCTGAAGTTGCCTTGATCGTCTTCTCCAACCGTGGCCGTCTTTATGAGTATGCAAATAACAG GCACAGATCTGTTGTTAAAGATAGAAAAGGAAGCAAGCAACATTATGATCTATTGTATGAAATGAGTAGAATCTTGGGAAGGCATTCAGAACT TGTCAAAGAGACAATTAAGAGGTACAAAACGGTAAATTCAGATTCTGCGAACACCGGCTCTATTTCAGAAGCCAATGCTCAG CACTACCAACAGGAAGCATCGAAACTGCGTGCACAGATCAGTAATTTGCAGAACTCAAACAG GAACATGCTTGGTGAATCTTTAGGGTCGTTGAATCTGAGGGAGCTCAAGAATATAGAAAGCAAGGTTGAGAGAGGCATTAGCAGAGTCCGATCCAAAAAG AATGAACTTTTGTTCGCGGAAATTGAGTTCATGCAGAAGAGG GAGGTTGATTTACATAACAACAATCAATACCTTCGATCAAAG ATAGCTGAAACTGAAAGAGCCCAGCATGACATGAACTTGGTGCCTGGGAGCTCTGACTATGAACTAGTGTCAGCTCAGCCATTTGATGCTAGGACTTTCCTCCAAGTTAATGGGCTGCAATTAAATAATCATTACCCTCGCCAGGAACAGAGGCCTCTTCAACTAGT CTGA
- the LOC113723977 gene encoding GDSL esterase/lipase At1g29670-like has product MAVKFCIWFILPIALVFCNIEPIWGAPQVPCYFSFGDSLVDNGNNNNLSTLAKVNYPPYGIDFPDGPTGRFTNGRTILDILGQLVGFENYIPPFATATSQDIIKGVNYGSGAAGIRDETSRQMGDRISFNKQLLNHQKVVSKIASLLGSQAAANEYLGRCLYTVVIGSNDYINNYLMPQIYPTSKLYTPAQYAEVLVQQYSQQLMTLYNNGARKIALFGLGPIGCTPAEISTYRTTTCVDSVNAAVQLFNDKLKFLVDDFNRQLTDAKFIYINITSIQSGDPATIGLQILNQPCCKVSETGLCKPGVRPCTFRAIYLFWDSFHPTETVNVLTATRAYNALLPTDAYPMDIRHLVQQ; this is encoded by the exons ATGGctgttaagttttgtatatgGTTTATACTGCCAATAGCATTGGTCTTTTGCAATATTGAGCCAATTTGGGGTGCACCTCAAGTGCCATGTTACTTTAGCTTTGGAGACTCATTAGTTGATAACGGCAATAACAACAACCTATCAACTTTGGCAAAAGTGAATTATCCACCTTATGGGATCGATTTTCCCGATGGTCCCACAGGCAGATTCACCAATGGCCGGACCATTCTTGACATCCTAG GTCAGCTCGTAGGATTTGAGAACTATATTCCTCCATTTGCAACAGCAACAAGTCAGGACATCATAAAAGGTGTCAATTACGGTTCAGGGGCAGCTGGAATTCGCGATGAGACTAGCAGACAAATG GGTGATCGCATCAGCTTCAACAAACAATTGCTAAATCATCAAAAAgtagtttcaaaaattgctTCTTTACTTGGAAGCCAGGCTGCAGCAAACGAGTATCTTGGGAGATGTCTGTACACTGTTGTCATTGGGAGCAATGATTACATCAACAACTACTTAATGCCACAGATCTATCCTACGAGCAAATTATATACACCAGCTCAATACGCAGAAGTCTTGGTTCAACAATATTCTCAACAACTAATG ACTTTGTATAACAATGGAGCAAGAAAAATAGCCCTATTTGGACTGGGTCCAATTGGTTGTACACCAGCTGAGATAAGCACATACCGGACTACTACATGTGTGGATTCAGTTAATGCTGCAGTTCAACTATTCAATGATAAGCTCAAATTTCTTGTGGATGACTTCAACAGACAACTCACAGATGCAAAGTTCATCTACATAAATATCACTAGCATTCAATCGGGAGATCCTGCAACCATTG GGTTGCAAATTCTCAACCAACCATGCTGCAAAGTTTCAGAAACTGGTCTATGCAAACCTGGAGTAAGGCCATGCACCTTTAGAGCCATATACCTATTCTGGGATAGTTTCCATCCTACAGAGACTGTCAATGTGTTAACGGCAACAAGAGCATATAATGCTCTATTACCTACTGATGCCTATCCAATGGACATTCGTCACCTTGTTCAACAATGA
- the LOC140035842 gene encoding GDSL esterase/lipase At1g29670-like isoform X1, whose amino-acid sequence MSFKVCTCFLVFIGFIIFNPQTTLGAQEIPCFFSFGDSLVDNGNNNNLDTTSKANYRPYGIDFPDGPTGRFTNGRTIIDIVAQLLGFNDFIPPFATASGQEIIKGINYGSGGAGIRDETGKHRGDNLSFNKQMLNHRTTISRIASLIGNETSARKHLSKCLYSVMIGSNDYINNYYLPQNYNSSSKYTPDQYAAALIQQYLDQLMTLYNYGARKLVLFGLGPLGCIPTEISMFPTPTCVDSINDAVQLFNDRLKQLVEDLNTRLSQAKLIYINVSSIQFGAPASIGLQIFNQPCCQVSSTTGLCIPGQKPCITRALNLFWDDFHPCETLNLYTAARAYKKLLPWDAYPTDISHLVLES is encoded by the exons ATGTCTTTTAAAGTCTGTACATGTTTTCTGGTATTCATAggtttcatcattttcaacccGCAAACAACTTTAGGTGCACAAGAGATCCCTTGTTTCTTTAGCTTTGGGGACTCATTAGTTGATAATGGCAATAACAATAACCTTGATACAACTTCCAAGGCCAATTACCGGCCCTACGGAATTGATTTTCCTGATGGGCCAACAGGCAGATTCACAAATGGAAGAACAATCATCGATATTGTTG CTCAGCTCCTTGGATTCAATGATTTCATTCCACCATTTGCAACTGCAAGCGGTCAAGAAATCATCAAAGGCATAAATTATGGTTCAGGAGGAGCTGGAATTCGCGATGAGACTGGTAAACATCGG GGTGATAACCTCAGCTTCAACAAGCAAATGCTTAACCATCGAACAACAATTTCACGCATTGCTTCCTTGATTGGAAACGAGACCTCAGCAAGAAAGCACCTAAGCAAATGTCTGTACAGTGTTATGATCGGTAGTAATGATTACATCAACAACTATTATTTGCCACAAAATTATAACTCAAGTAGCAAATATACACCGGATCAATATGCTGCAGCCTTGATTCAACAATATTTGGATCAACTAATG ACTTTGTATAATTATGGAGCAAGAAAATTGGTCCTATTTGGATTGGGTCCTCTTGGTTGCATCCCAACTGAGATAAGTATGTTTCCCACACCAACATGCGTTGACTCAATTAATGACGCAGTTCAACTATTTAATGACAGACTTAAGCAACTTGTTGAAGACCTTAATACGAGGCTCAGCCAGGCAAAGTTAATTTACATCAATGTCTCTAGCATTCAATTTGGTGCTCCGGCAAGTATTG GATTGCAAATTTTCAATCAACCATGCTGCCAAGTTTCATCCACCACGGGTTTATGCATTCCTGGACAAAAACCATGCATTACTAGAGCTCTTAACTTGTTTTGGGATGATTTTCATCCTTGTGAAACTCTGAACCTGTACACTGCAGCAAGAGCATACAAGAAGTTGCTACCTTGGGATGCCTATCCAACGGACATCAGCCACCTCGTTCTGGAATCATGA
- the LOC113722361 gene encoding GDSL esterase/lipase At1g29670-like, whose protein sequence is MGFLFNIWIFVFMGLVRFDMQFVLGAPQVPCYFSFGDSIADNGNNNNLPTIAKANYPPYGIDFPDGSTGRYTNGRNIPDFIAQLLGFDNFIPPYATARGQDIIKGVNYGSGGAGIRDETSFQQGARISFNQQLQNHGRTISRISLLHGGPTSAKDYLSKCLYTVLIGSNDYLNNYFLPQIYSTSRTYTPDQYAEVLIRQFSQQLKTLYNYGARKIALFGLGALGCIPAVIDSSGGTTCVDSVNAAVQIFNGRLKPLVDDLNSQLVGAKFIYLNTSSIQSGDPTSLGIQFFTEPCCQVDSSTGLCISGSTPCCNRTQYAFYDAIHPTETVYQAYSVRAFYSVLPSDAYPMDIRHLAQL, encoded by the exons ATGGGTTTTTTGTTTAATATATGGATTTTTGTGTTCATGGGATTGGTCAGGTTTGACATGCAGTTTGTTCTTGGTGCACCTCAAGTGCCATGTTACTTTAGTTTTGGTGATTCTATAGCTGATAATGGCAATAACAATAACCTCCCAACAATAGCAAAGGCAAATTATCCACCTTATGGGATTGATTTTCCTGACGGCTCAACAGGAAGATACACCAACGGTCGAAACATTCCTGACTTTATTG CTCAGCTCCTcggatttgataattttatccCCCCATACGCAACTGCAAGAGGACAGGACATTATCAAAGGTGTAAATTATGGTTCTGGTGGAGCTGGAATTCGCGATGAGACAAGTTTTCAGCAG GGTGCTCGTATCAGCTTTAACCAACAGCTGCAGAATCATGGTAGAACAATTTCACGTATTAGTCTCTTACACGGAGGTCCGACTTCTGCAAAAGATTATCTAAGCAAATGCTTGTATACTGTTCTGATTGGAAGCAATGATTACCTCAACAATTACTTCCTGCCACAAATTTATTCAACAAGTAGGACCTATACCCCAGATCAATATGCTGAAGTTTTGATTCGACAATTTTCTCAACAACTAAAG ACTTTGTACAATTATGGAGCTAGAAAAATTGCACTGTTTGGATTGGGCGCCCTTGGTTGTATTCCTGCAGTGATAGATAGTTCCGGGGGGACTACGTGCGTGGATTCAGTCAATGCCGCAGTTCAAATATTTAATGGCAGACTTAAACCACTTGTAGATGACCTTAATTCACAATTAGTGGGCGCAAagttcatctatttaaatactAGCAGCATTCAGTCAGGAGATCCAACAAGTCTTG GCATACAATTTTTCACTGAACCCTGCTGCCAAGTTGATTCATCAACTGGACTCTGCATTTCTGGAAGTACCCCGTGCTGCAATAGGACCCAGTACGCGTTTTATGATGCCATACATCCTACCGAGACTGTGTATCAAGCTTACTCGGTCAGAGCCTTTTATTCAGTACTGCCCTCGGATGCTTATCCAATGGACATTCGCCACCTTGCTCAACTGTGA
- the LOC140035842 gene encoding GDSL esterase/lipase At1g29670-like isoform X2 produces MSFKVCTCFLVFIGFIIFNPQTTLGAQEIPCFFSFGDSLVDNGNNNNLDTTSKANYRPYGIDFPDGPTGRFTNGRTIIDIVAQLLGFNDFIPPFATASGQEIIKGINYGSGGAGIRDETGKHRGDNLSFNKQMLNHRTTISRIASLIGNETSARKHLSKCLYSVMIGSNDYINNYYLPQNYNSSSKYTPDQYAAALIQQYLDQLMTLYNYGARKLVLFGLGPLGCIPTEISMFPTPTCVDSINDAVQLFNDRLKQLVEDLNTRLSQAKLIYINVSSIQFGAPASIGFINDMKRGTFKFVRGVVRPVM; encoded by the exons ATGTCTTTTAAAGTCTGTACATGTTTTCTGGTATTCATAggtttcatcattttcaacccGCAAACAACTTTAGGTGCACAAGAGATCCCTTGTTTCTTTAGCTTTGGGGACTCATTAGTTGATAATGGCAATAACAATAACCTTGATACAACTTCCAAGGCCAATTACCGGCCCTACGGAATTGATTTTCCTGATGGGCCAACAGGCAGATTCACAAATGGAAGAACAATCATCGATATTGTTG CTCAGCTCCTTGGATTCAATGATTTCATTCCACCATTTGCAACTGCAAGCGGTCAAGAAATCATCAAAGGCATAAATTATGGTTCAGGAGGAGCTGGAATTCGCGATGAGACTGGTAAACATCGG GGTGATAACCTCAGCTTCAACAAGCAAATGCTTAACCATCGAACAACAATTTCACGCATTGCTTCCTTGATTGGAAACGAGACCTCAGCAAGAAAGCACCTAAGCAAATGTCTGTACAGTGTTATGATCGGTAGTAATGATTACATCAACAACTATTATTTGCCACAAAATTATAACTCAAGTAGCAAATATACACCGGATCAATATGCTGCAGCCTTGATTCAACAATATTTGGATCAACTAATG ACTTTGTATAATTATGGAGCAAGAAAATTGGTCCTATTTGGATTGGGTCCTCTTGGTTGCATCCCAACTGAGATAAGTATGTTTCCCACACCAACATGCGTTGACTCAATTAATGACGCAGTTCAACTATTTAATGACAGACTTAAGCAACTTGTTGAAGACCTTAATACGAGGCTCAGCCAGGCAAAGTTAATTTACATCAATGTCTCTAGCATTCAATTTGGTGCTCCGGCAAGTATTG GTTTCATAAATGACATGAAACGAGGTACCTTCAAATTCGTCCGCGGGGTAGTTCGGCCGGTCATGTAG